A single Ptiloglossa arizonensis isolate GNS036 chromosome 2, iyPtiAriz1_principal, whole genome shotgun sequence DNA region contains:
- the Tbh gene encoding tyramine beta hydroxylase, whose product MFSIMLQLTLLSIFTIDSCLSWHDHRQNKEDTSDTTDIHTIPLGSEATFHWRVDFMSETIIAEVHYTGVDNTWFAIGFSNYGELKPADYCILWIDWHRQIQLQDSWADEEGKLNLDSQQDCENFAWRRRGNVTKFTFSRKFDTCDENDYIMERGTTHLVWLKGLGPLSSLAGLQISDAEASGMSRTELIRVLHKKPTFPSNAWQLEMLAHQVKVPNRETTYWCRVQKLPPVLSQKHHILQFGPVIQAGNDHLVHHMEIFHCAGLVDLEIPMYDGPCDGADRPEKTQICKKVLAAWAMGADAFVYPEETGLSIGGSDFNPYVMLEVHYNNPELQDGNIDSSGIRFILTKSLRKYDAGVIELGLEYTDKMAIPPQQEAFTLSGHCIQECTGVGLPQQGIHIFASQLHTHLTGVKVVTRHIRDGEELPMLNYDNHYSTHFQEIRLLPKHVTVLPGDSLITTCTYNTMDRRNVTLGGFAISDEMCVNYIHYYPNARLEVCKSAISDDALHTYFRYMREWENQPTSNDKGISSNYKSIEWTKVRVEALYDLYEAAPLGMQCNGSDGSRLPGLWDNIAATPVKLPLPPPGRSCPDPSLKHEITKSL is encoded by the exons CTTGGCACGATCACCGGCAAAACAAAGAAGATACTTCGGATACAACTGATATTCATACAATTCCACTTGGTTCGGAAGCCACATTTCATTGGAG gGTCGATTTCATGAGCGAAACGATAATCGCGGAAGTCCATTACACAGGTGTCGACAATACCTGGTTCGCCATCGGTTTTTCCAATTACGGTGAATTAAAACCGGCCGATTATTGCATTCTGTGGATTGATTGGCATCGTCAAATTCAGTTACAG GATTCGTGGGCGGACGAAGAGGGAAAATTGAACTTGGACTCGCaacaggactgtgaaaatttcgcgtGGAGGAGGAGAGGAAACGTAACGAAGTTCACCTTCTCCAGGAAATTCGATACTTGTGATGAAAATGATTATATCATGGAG aGAGGCACCACGCATTTGGTGTGGCTGAAAGGTCTTGGTCCATTGTCCTCTTTGGCTGGTCTGCAAATCTCGGATGCTGAAGCTTCCGGTATGTCCCGAACAGAGCTAATCAGGGTGCTCCACAAGAAGCCAACGTTTCCTTCGAATGCTTGGCAGTTGGAAATGTTGGCGCATCAAGTGAAGGTACCAAACAGGGAAACGACTTATTGGTGTCGCGTGCAGAAATTGCCGCCAGTTTTATCTCAAAA GCATCATATTCTTCAGTTTGGTCCGGTCATTCAAGCAGGCAACGATCATCTAGTTCATCATATGGAAATTTTCCACTGCGCTGGACTAGTGGATCTCGAAATTCCTATGTACGATGGTCCTTGCGATGGAGCTGACAGACCCGAAAAGACCCAA ATTTGTAAAAAGGTTTTGGCGGCATGGGCGATGGGAGCGGATGCTTTCGTCTATCCAGAGGAAACTGGTCTCTCGATCGGTGGTTCCGATTTTAATCCTTACGTCATGTTAGAGGTCCATTATAACAATCCCGAGCTTCAAGATGGAAACATTGATTCCTCGGGAATTCGTTTCATTCTAACGAAGAGTCTACGAAAATATGATGCTGGCGTGATCGAGCTGGGATTAGAATACACAGACAAAATGGCGATACCACCGCAACAA GAAGCCTTCACGTTATCAGGACATTGTATACAGGAGTGCACAGGGGTTGGTCTTCCGCAACAAGGCATTCATATTTTCGCATCTCAGCTTCACACGCATCTAACAGGGGTGAAAGTTGTCACTCGTCATATCAGGGACGGAGAAGAATTGCCTATGTTGAACTACGATAATCATTACTCGACTCACTTCCAAGAAATCAGACTCTTACCGAAACACGTCACCGTTTTGCCT GGTGATTCTTTAATAACAACTTGCACGTATAATACAATGGATAGGAGAAACGTTACCCTTGGCGGATTTGCTATTTCCGATGAGATGTGCGTGAATTATATACATTATTACCCTAACGCGCGATTAGAG GTGTGCAAGAGTGCTATAAGCGACGATGCTTTGCATACGTATTTTCGATACATGAGAGAATGGGAAAATCAACCGACCAGCAATGACAAGGGAATATCGTCGAATTATAAAAGCATCGAATGGACCAAAGTTCGCGTGGAAGCTCTTTACGATCTGTACGAAGCTGCTCCATTAG GGATGCAATGCAATGGCTCGGATGGGTCTCGACTTCCGGGACTTTGGGACAACATAGCTGCTACCCCGGTTAAGCTACCTCTGCCTCCACCAGGTCGAAGTTGTCCAGATCCATCATTGAAGCACGAAATAACCAAGTCCCTTTGa